One part of the Humulus lupulus chromosome 9, drHumLupu1.1, whole genome shotgun sequence genome encodes these proteins:
- the LOC133799805 gene encoding uncharacterized protein LOC133799805, translating to MAVFEGYIKRIWGHLGIAQIARMTMGLTMVKFNDEATRDLVLENGVLQFDRKPVIVRPWSANLNVVKLIRSVPLWIRLHDLGLQYWGNNCLSALVSTIGKPIMVDQHTRDRTRIQFARVLVEMDITDTPPRMIQFLNENGQLVEQGIDYEWLLVKCKQCLGYGHIMADCRKGDSEKKERYA from the coding sequence ATGGCGGTGTTTGAGGGATATATCAAGCGTATTTGGGGCCATCTTGGGATTGCGCAAATTGCTCGTATGACCATGGGCTTAACGATGGTGAAATTTAATGATGAGGCGACTAGGGACCTGGTTTTAGAGAATGGTGTTCTTCAGTTTGATAGAAAACCAGTAATAGTTAGACCGTGGTCCGCTAATCTTAATGTGGTGAAGTTAATCCGTTCAGTTCCGTTATGGATTAGGCTTCATGATTTAGGTCTGCAATACTGGGGGAACAATTGCCTAAGTGCTTTGGTCAGTACTATTGGGAAGCCAATTATGGTGGACCAACATACTAGGGATCGCACAAGGATCCAGTTTGCTCGGGTTTTAGTTGAAATGGACATCACGGATACACCACCAAGAATGATTCAATTTCTAAATGAAAATGGTCAGCTGGTGGAACAAGGGATTGACTACGAATGGCTACTTGTGAAATGTAAACAATGTCTGGGTTATGGTCATATAATGGCAGACTGTAGGAAGGGGGATAGTGAGAAGAAAGAGAGGTATGCATAG